Proteins encoded in a region of the Bacteroidota bacterium genome:
- a CDS encoding ATP-binding protein yields MMRTFEEYARAFEISCDPETLDLYCDDHKYYICSGSKRLLTPGLNEFSHPSESVIRFLITDLQLKNNTFLHGLSSHIIFSYLHDVFLSEQTLSHTAWETQLSADPFVMLKTSGRSVKPLSGPDDPLFTFSLTSLTGLIGAVNSFSEKVMSEINLEDNDSHPFPEILKLSYSRLSNDQKVALHALSSCHQSGTVLPLLLVLGEINPVEYAKGTISLKFQSEEKYTEILAAVAGVSAYLELLSEKAASVPLISDIISKGEGDTLEFKSTLRWDIRAGKTNAAIERSCLKTISAFLNSKGGYLLIGVRDDGSIEGIESDKFANEDKFLLHLWTLIRTCLGRDFSPYIRTRLEKLSDKTVCVVDCLAADRPAFLRQPGFDEQMFIRIGPSSNALDISEALKYIKARFGDNY; encoded by the coding sequence ATGATGAGAACATTTGAGGAATATGCACGTGCTTTTGAAATCAGCTGCGATCCTGAAACGCTCGATCTCTATTGTGACGATCATAAATATTACATCTGCTCCGGCTCTAAACGCCTTCTTACGCCCGGGCTGAATGAGTTTTCGCACCCATCAGAATCCGTGATACGTTTTCTGATCACCGACCTTCAATTAAAAAACAACACCTTCTTGCACGGGCTCTCCTCGCATATAATTTTCTCTTATCTGCATGATGTTTTTCTTTCAGAACAAACCCTTTCTCACACAGCTTGGGAAACACAGCTGTCTGCGGATCCATTTGTGATGCTTAAAACTTCAGGCCGTTCGGTGAAACCATTATCGGGTCCCGACGATCCGCTCTTTACTTTTTCCCTCACCTCACTCACCGGCCTGATCGGCGCTGTTAATTCCTTCTCCGAAAAGGTCATGAGTGAAATTAATCTGGAAGACAACGACTCACATCCTTTTCCTGAAATTCTAAAACTCAGTTACAGCCGTTTATCCAACGATCAGAAAGTCGCGCTTCATGCATTGAGCAGTTGTCATCAGTCCGGCACGGTGCTGCCGCTTCTGCTTGTACTCGGTGAAATCAATCCTGTTGAATACGCGAAAGGGACCATTTCACTTAAATTTCAGAGTGAAGAAAAATACACAGAAATTCTTGCTGCAGTTGCAGGAGTATCAGCATATCTTGAATTGCTTTCGGAAAAGGCAGCCTCAGTGCCACTCATTTCCGATATCATCAGCAAAGGAGAAGGCGATACGCTTGAGTTTAAATCTACGCTGCGCTGGGATATACGTGCCGGAAAAACCAATGCTGCCATTGAGCGTTCATGTCTTAAAACTATTTCTGCCTTTTTAAACTCAAAAGGTGGTTACCTGCTTATTGGTGTTCGTGATGATGGTTCAATAGAAGGAATTGAATCGGATAAGTTTGCCAATGAGGACAAATTTCTGCTCCATCTCTGGACCCTGATTCGGACCTGCCTGGGCCGCGATTTCAGTCCTTATATCCGCACCCGGCTTGAAAAGCTTTCCGATAAAACGGTATGTGTGGTCGATTGCCTTGCGGCGGACAGACCGGCTTTTCTGCGGCAGCCCGGATTCGACGAACAGATGTTCATTCGTATAGGGCCATCAAGCAATGCTTTGGACATCAGCGAAGCGTTGAAATACATCAAAGCCCGTTTCGGCGATAACTATTAG
- a CDS encoding DUF481 domain-containing protein, with the protein MKTVKVCIVTFVAVLSGLTALAQVMNIEQERIKTDTTGWAGSAKLSAEYTKNGQDLWTGSANVHVQFKTKRSLYLSLTEYNLTKGSGSDFVNAGAQHFRYNYKIKDWFTAEAFTQAQFNKVLKVKIRWLVGAGPRFKVINTKPFRLYAATLYMYEHEELYDTNIVNRNNRLSNYLSFTLKIKDNLSLLHTSYYQPKVNQFSDYRILSQSDLKISISKHFSFLFSYLYTYDTFPAIGVPKETHYFGNSIEVNF; encoded by the coding sequence ATGAAAACAGTAAAGGTATGTATAGTGACGTTTGTTGCTGTTCTTAGCGGACTGACTGCTTTGGCCCAGGTTATGAACATTGAACAGGAACGTATCAAAACAGACACGACAGGTTGGGCTGGCTCAGCAAAACTTTCGGCGGAGTACACAAAGAACGGACAGGATCTATGGACAGGCAGTGCCAATGTTCATGTTCAGTTTAAGACAAAACGCAGCCTTTATCTAAGCCTTACTGAATATAACCTTACCAAAGGATCAGGAAGCGATTTTGTAAATGCCGGGGCGCAGCATTTTCGTTACAACTACAAAATCAAAGACTGGTTTACCGCAGAAGCGTTCACCCAGGCCCAGTTCAATAAGGTGTTGAAAGTGAAGATCCGCTGGTTGGTGGGTGCCGGTCCCAGATTTAAAGTAATTAACACCAAACCATTTCGCCTCTACGCGGCCACCTTGTACATGTATGAGCACGAAGAGCTTTATGATACCAATATCGTGAACCGGAATAACAGGCTGAGCAACTATTTATCTTTCACGTTGAAAATAAAAGACAATTTGAGCCTGCTGCATACGAGTTACTACCAACCTAAGGTAAATCAGTTTTCAGATTACAGGATATTGTCTCAATCAGATTTGAAAATTAGCATCTCCAAACATTTTTCTTTCCTGTTCAGCTACCTCTATACCTATGATACGTTTCCGGCTATTGGAGTGCCAAAAGAGACGCATTACTTCGGCAATTCTATTGAAGTAAACTTCTAA
- a CDS encoding aldehyde dehydrogenase family protein: MRDTIDEVIQYATMAAAEYSQFTQEQTDRIVKSVFEAAFNNRVKLAKMAHEETGIGIWEHKVVKNVVASQLVYEDIKDLKTVGIISDDVESGIVEIAQPMGPILAIIPVTNPTSTVIFKVLISLKSRNPVIICPSKKAIDCCSETARICYEAALKAGAPEGCIQWLTTVTREQTQELMSHKGLSLILATGGSGLVKSAYSSGTPTIGVGAGNVPVFIERSADIPFSVAQIFMSKTFDNGTICASEQAIVVEKEIADTVIAEFKARKAYFLNDQEIVLLNNLAINSTTLLMNPDIVGRSAYDIAQKAGINAPADVALLIAPLTAVGDEYPLSSEVLAPILAFYVVESFEKAINMCIDLNYHGGIGHSAAIYSNNEEKIKYFAIHMNAGRICVNTPSSQGAVGGMFNKLSPSLTLGCGTGGKNITTDNVSAKHLLNIQRISKRRPNERFIRFDTSLYLDENNKADKLLELYNNNY; encoded by the coding sequence ATGAGAGATACTATTGACGAAGTTATTCAGTACGCAACCATGGCAGCCGCTGAATACAGCCAGTTTACTCAGGAGCAAACCGACCGCATTGTAAAAAGTGTGTTCGAGGCGGCTTTTAACAACCGTGTTAAACTCGCAAAAATGGCGCACGAGGAAACCGGCATTGGCATATGGGAACACAAAGTTGTGAAGAACGTTGTTGCCTCACAACTGGTTTATGAAGATATTAAAGATCTAAAAACCGTTGGTATCATAAGTGATGATGTAGAAAGTGGTATCGTGGAAATTGCACAGCCGATGGGCCCTATCCTGGCCATAATTCCGGTAACGAACCCTACCTCAACGGTTATTTTTAAAGTGCTGATATCACTCAAATCTCGCAATCCGGTTATCATTTGCCCTTCAAAAAAAGCAATAGATTGCTGTAGCGAAACGGCACGCATTTGTTATGAAGCCGCTTTAAAAGCGGGCGCTCCCGAAGGCTGTATCCAATGGCTTACCACGGTCACCCGTGAACAAACTCAGGAGCTGATGTCGCACAAAGGGCTATCGCTTATTCTGGCAACCGGAGGATCAGGACTTGTGAAATCAGCTTATAGCTCCGGCACACCAACCATAGGCGTTGGCGCCGGCAATGTTCCGGTGTTTATTGAGCGATCTGCCGATATTCCTTTCTCCGTGGCGCAGATATTTATGTCAAAGACTTTCGACAACGGCACCATCTGCGCAAGCGAACAGGCCATTGTTGTAGAAAAGGAGATCGCCGATACGGTTATTGCTGAATTCAAAGCACGCAAGGCATATTTTCTCAACGACCAGGAAATTGTACTACTTAATAATCTTGCTATAAATAGCACAACATTGCTGATGAACCCCGACATTGTTGGACGATCGGCGTATGACATTGCGCAGAAAGCCGGGATAAATGCACCCGCCGATGTTGCCTTGCTGATCGCTCCGCTTACCGCTGTCGGTGACGAATATCCGTTATCGTCAGAAGTATTAGCGCCAATACTTGCGTTCTATGTGGTTGAATCATTTGAGAAAGCCATCAACATGTGCATCGACCTCAACTACCACGGCGGGATTGGACATTCTGCAGCTATCTATTCCAATAATGAAGAAAAAATAAAATATTTTGCCATTCACATGAATGCAGGGAGGATCTGTGTGAATACGCCGTCATCACAAGGCGCTGTTGGCGGCATGTTCAACAAACTAAGCCCTTCACTTACACTTGGCTGTGGCACAGGAGGCAAGAATATCACAACAGATAACGTGAGTGCCAAACATCTGCTCAATATTCAAAGGATTTCGAAACGCAGGCCAAACGAACGTTTTATACGTTTCGATACATCATTGTATCTCGACGAAAACAACAAAGCCGACAAATTGCTTGAGCTGTATAATAATAATTACTAA
- a CDS encoding STAS domain-containing protein, whose protein sequence is MNTYHKNDNLLTCILQGKIDTMNCAVLENEISEQMSSDITAVTFDMGDVDYISSTFLRIVIRLVKALGKEKFIISNVQPSVMKVFKISNLAEIVTIN, encoded by the coding sequence ATGAATACATACCATAAGAATGATAATCTGCTTACCTGCATACTGCAAGGTAAAATAGACACCATGAATTGTGCAGTACTTGAAAACGAGATCAGCGAACAAATGAGCAGTGATATCACAGCGGTGACTTTTGATATGGGTGACGTTGATTATATTTCTTCTACTTTTTTACGTATTGTGATCAGGCTGGTAAAAGCGCTGGGCAAAGAGAAATTCATCATCAGTAATGTACAGCCCTCGGTAATGAAGGTGTTCAAAATATCAAACTTAGCGGAGATCGTCACCATTAACTGA
- a CDS encoding SpoIIE family protein phosphatase — MFKNKRLAYKLNVSILSAVFVIFAMILLYNYYVSRKLILKNVQENTKNLTSSAINKSEGFFKVIEKIVLNAGYTIQDTEKSAEEVELMLSGIVKNNDEIYGSCLAFSPYKFSPRVKYFAPYYFEKGDSLLYKDLANSGYYYPDWAWYRNAIDKGKPVWSEPYYDEGGGNVLMTTYSVPLYQKCRQTDSICGVITADVSLKWLQKIVSQIKIFETGYAFLISQKGTFITYPDTSFVMHENIFSLAEKTNDPDLKKIGDEMVAGHEDFAPFNSRFHEGKCWIYYTHLTNNDWSLGFVFPEDELYADLHKLNQMLILMAVAGLAMLLLIIISISNRVTRPLRRLALIAEGFGKGNFDITIPPSTSNDEVGSLNKSFGHMQAELKQYIENLKRTTSAKEKIESELKIARDIQMGMIPRNFPAFSDRNEFDIYGFIEPAREVGGDLYDFFFIDDHHLCFVIGDVSGKGMPAALFMAITRTILRAEAQMAEVNASKVIELVNDYLCRDNESNLFVTLIFGILDTRTGVIEFANAGHNYPFIVKRDGSVSELKNTHCIPLGISNIPCKKAGTVYNLEAGDTIFLYTDGINEAFDSNDQQYTSTRISDMLVNKAHLTPFELVGQLIKDVQAFSSGTEQSDDISVLAIKYIGNKDLNESGNDCRIVIQNKADNLPAAAEKIRSFCHDNKVSDETCFALNLIVEELVFNTISYGYNDDQSHDITISFSIEADGIQLEITDDAIAFNPLDAEAPDINAAISERKIGGLGIHLVKNLSDSFSYQRAGSNNIIQIHIPNHG; from the coding sequence ATGTTCAAGAACAAAAGACTGGCATATAAACTCAACGTTTCGATACTATCGGCAGTATTTGTGATATTTGCTATGATACTGCTGTATAACTATTATGTCTCCAGAAAACTCATTCTTAAAAACGTTCAGGAGAATACAAAAAACCTTACTTCCTCGGCTATCAACAAAAGTGAAGGTTTTTTCAAAGTAATTGAAAAGATCGTGCTAAATGCCGGGTATACGATACAGGATACGGAGAAATCAGCAGAAGAAGTTGAATTGATGCTATCGGGTATTGTAAAAAATAATGATGAGATATACGGTAGCTGCCTCGCGTTCTCTCCGTATAAATTCAGCCCCCGTGTAAAATATTTCGCACCGTATTATTTCGAAAAAGGTGATTCGCTATTATACAAAGACCTGGCAAATTCAGGCTATTATTATCCTGACTGGGCATGGTACCGCAACGCTATTGATAAAGGCAAACCCGTATGGAGCGAACCCTATTATGATGAAGGCGGCGGCAACGTACTGATGACCACTTACTCGGTTCCCCTATACCAGAAGTGCAGACAAACCGACAGCATCTGTGGGGTCATCACGGCAGACGTATCGCTGAAATGGCTTCAGAAAATTGTTTCGCAGATAAAGATATTTGAAACCGGATATGCCTTTCTTATCTCCCAAAAAGGAACGTTTATCACGTATCCCGACACTAGTTTTGTGATGCATGAGAACATCTTCTCACTTGCAGAAAAAACAAATGACCCAGATCTTAAAAAGATAGGTGATGAAATGGTTGCCGGCCATGAAGACTTCGCGCCCTTCAATTCCAGATTTCACGAAGGAAAATGCTGGATATATTATACGCATCTTACCAATAATGACTGGTCACTCGGGTTTGTATTTCCTGAAGATGAACTTTACGCCGACCTGCATAAGCTGAATCAGATGCTGATATTGATGGCTGTGGCAGGGCTCGCCATGTTACTACTTATCATCATCTCCATTTCTAACCGGGTTACAAGGCCGCTGCGTCGTTTGGCATTAATTGCTGAAGGTTTCGGAAAAGGAAATTTTGATATTACCATTCCACCAAGCACTTCGAATGATGAGGTCGGCTCTTTGAATAAATCATTCGGACACATGCAGGCTGAGCTGAAGCAATATATCGAGAACCTAAAACGCACCACTTCAGCAAAAGAAAAAATTGAAAGCGAACTGAAGATCGCCCGCGATATACAAATGGGAATGATCCCCAGGAATTTCCCAGCCTTCAGCGACAGAAATGAATTTGATATTTACGGATTTATTGAACCGGCACGCGAAGTTGGCGGTGACCTTTATGACTTCTTTTTTATTGATGACCACCATCTTTGTTTTGTGATTGGCGATGTTTCCGGTAAAGGAATGCCGGCAGCGTTGTTCATGGCAATTACCAGAACCATACTGCGCGCCGAAGCACAGATGGCAGAGGTGAACGCCAGCAAGGTTATTGAACTTGTGAATGATTATCTGTGCAGGGATAATGAAAGCAACTTATTTGTGACCTTGATCTTTGGCATACTGGATACCCGAACCGGCGTAATTGAATTTGCCAATGCGGGGCACAACTATCCGTTTATTGTAAAGCGCGATGGCAGTGTAAGCGAGCTTAAGAACACCCATTGCATTCCACTCGGCATCAGTAATATCCCATGTAAAAAGGCAGGCACCGTTTATAATCTTGAAGCCGGCGATACTATCTTTCTTTATACTGATGGTATCAACGAAGCATTTGACAGTAACGACCAACAGTACACGAGCACGCGTATCAGCGATATGCTGGTCAACAAAGCGCATCTGACGCCCTTTGAACTGGTCGGTCAGCTTATTAAAGATGTACAGGCGTTTTCAAGCGGCACAGAACAATCGGACGATATCAGCGTGCTTGCTATCAAGTATATTGGCAATAAGGATTTAAATGAAAGCGGTAATGATTGCCGGATAGTGATACAAAACAAGGCCGATAACCTGCCCGCAGCCGCAGAAAAAATCAGGTCATTTTGCCATGACAATAAGGTCTCTGACGAGACCTGCTTTGCGCTGAACCTTATTGTGGAGGAATTGGTCTTTAATACCATTTCTTACGGGTACAACGATGATCAGTCGCATGACATTACCATTAGTTTCAGCATAGAAGCGGATGGCATCCAGCTTGAGATCACTGACGACGCTATAGCCTTTAACCCTCTTGATGCCGAAGCTCCTGATATAAATGCAGCAATAAGCGAACGGAAAATCGGTGGTCTTGGCATTCATCTGGTGAAAAACCTTAGCGATTCTTTCAGCTATCAGCGAGCAGGCTCAAATAATATCATTCAAATACACATCCCTAATCACGGATAA
- a CDS encoding STAS domain-containing protein, translated as MVITTEKISEVLVIRLDGRLDAMTSGEFEKKVTPMVQESGQHVLIDFGKVDYISSAGLRAILILAKEMLKKEKRLALCSLNETIAEVFCISGFDSIMTIYPSLEEGLSFLKGN; from the coding sequence ATGGTAATTACAACAGAAAAAATTTCGGAAGTACTTGTTATTCGCCTCGATGGCCGGCTGGATGCTATGACCTCCGGGGAGTTTGAGAAAAAGGTCACGCCAATGGTTCAGGAATCGGGGCAGCATGTCCTGATCGATTTCGGGAAGGTTGACTATATCAGCAGTGCCGGTTTGCGCGCTATATTGATCCTCGCCAAAGAGATGCTGAAGAAAGAGAAACGCCTGGCGCTTTGCTCTCTGAATGAAACGATAGCAGAAGTTTTTTGCATCAGCGGGTTCGATTCTATCATGACTATTTACCCATCTCTCGAAGAAGGTCTTTCTTTTCTGAAAGGGAACTAA